One Dermacentor silvarum isolate Dsil-2018 chromosome 10, BIME_Dsil_1.4, whole genome shotgun sequence genomic window carries:
- the LOC119431901 gene encoding uncharacterized protein K02A2.6-like: protein MLHEGHPGMTRMKMLSRSHVWWPRLTLDIEQAVKECITCQLSQNAAARVPLMSWGWPTRRWQRVHLDFAQRDQHFFLVLMEAHSKWVEVFVMTATTSEKTVEKLRGVFAAYGLPEEIVTGNGPQFTSQHFGTFLSKNGIRHSKSPPYHPASNGSAERCVQTVKKDLFKQILDEERKGDKKSIQHRIDQFLFSYRNTPSSTTGETPAQIFLSWQPRTRLSLLHPEMEQRMRERGEQAKLHADQKRGPWRDFREGDQVLVKGLRPDDDKWLLGTIAQRCSACTYIVRVGDEDRYVHGDNLRLRTFQENRSWLKAAGTVLDGPRVENKGPLSRDTREPTSTSTPTRLNDQDPPASNLTSPAVESAAPSTEPSPGLLHDSGPTLDSGTHNGDPSGQSTPQLRRSTRLRRSPDRYVP from the coding sequence ATGCTGCACGAAGGTCATCCAGGGATGACTCGAATGAAAATGCTGTCAAGGAGTCATGTATGGTGGCCTCGCTTAACGCTAGACATAGAGCAAGCGGTGAAAGAGTGCATCACTTGTCAGTTGTCACAGAATGCGGCAGCTAGAGTACCACTAATGTCATGGGGCTGGCCAACGCGTAGATGGCAGCGAGTTCATCTAGATTTTGCGCAAAGGGACCAGCATTTCTTTTTGGTCTTAATGGAGGCTCATTCGAAGTGGGTTGAGGTGTTTGTCATGACAGCAACAACAAGCGAAAAGACGGTAGAGAAATTGCGAGGTGTTTTTGCGGCCTACGGACTACCCGAGGAGATCGTGACCGGCAACGGGCCCCAATTCACATCGCAGCACTTCGGAACATTCCTGAGCAAGAATGGAATTCGTCATTCCAAATCTCCTCCCTATCACCCAGCTTCGAATGGTAGCGCCGAACGGTGCGTTCAGACCGTCAAGAAGGACTTGTTTAAACAGATACTagacgaagaaagaaaaggagacaaGAAGTCCATACAACATCGCATAGACCAATTTCTCTTCAGTTATCGCAACACCCCGTCCAGCACCACTGGTGAGACCCCGGCCCAGATCTTCTTGTCGTGGCAGCCAAGAACCAGGCTGAGTCTGCTGCACCCTGAAATGGAACAACGCATGCGCGAAAGGGGAGAGCAGGCGAAGCTCCACGCAGACCAGAAACGAGGGCCATGGAGAGACTTTAGGGAAGGCGATCAGGTTTTGGTAAAAGGACTCCGCCCGGACGACGACAAATGGCTGTTGGGTACAATTGCTCAGCGGTGCAGCGCATGCACGTACATTGTTCGCGTCGGAGACGAGGACCGATACGTTCACGGTGATAACCTGCGACTACGTACATTTCAGGAGAACCGGAGCTGGCTTAAGGCGGCGGGAACAGTACTGGACGGGCCGAGAGTGGAAAACAAGGGTCCGCTCTCTAGGGACACTAGAGAGCCCACCTCGACCAGCACGCCTACTCGGCTCAACGATCAGGACCCACCAGCATCGAACTTGACGTCACCAGCAGTTGAATCGGCAGCGCCTTCTACCGAGCCTTCTCCGGGCCTTCTACACGACAGCGGTCCGACGCTCGACAGTGGTACCCATAACGGCGACCCCTCGGGACAATCAACACCGCAGCTTCGACGTTCTACCCGGTTGAGGCGATCGCCAGACCGGTACGTGCCGTGA